A window of uncultured Gellertiella sp. genomic DNA:
AGTGGCGGCGGTCGCGGCTGTGGTGCTGCCTGCGGTTTGCGCGGCGGTCTGCTGCGCCTTGGCGGCAAGCTCGGCCTTGTGCTGCGCTTCCAGTCGCGGGTTCATGTAGAAGAACTGCCAGGCGATCACGATCAGCACCGACAGGGCAATTGCCACGAATGAATTGCGTTTGTTTTCCATCATACTTTCCTGGGGCGGCTGTCGCCGGGCCGTTTCGGCTCATGCCTCATGTCGGGTCGCGACTGGATGCGGTCGATCAGCTGTCTGGTCAACTGGTCGAAGGGCACATTCAGCACATCCCTGCGGGCGACGATTACATAGTCGTGACCGGGCAGCATTGCAAATCCCGCTTTCAGCCTTACCGCCTCTTTGAGGCGGCGGCGCATGCGATTGCGCTCGACGGCATTGCC
This region includes:
- the rnpA gene encoding ribonuclease P protein component produces the protein MAGDETKTDEKTAGRLKSRPQFLAVQKGEKRKGRSFLLEVLDRHEPDTEPRAGFTVTKKQGNAVERNRMRRRLKEAVRLKAGFAMLPGHDYVIVARRDVLNVPFDQLTRQLIDRIQSRPDMRHEPKRPGDSRPRKV